In Bacillus sp. DX3.1, the following proteins share a genomic window:
- a CDS encoding type I restriction endonuclease subunit R: MFKYNESELEIAALEWLEEMDYEIVEGPDIAPDGDYAERESFHDIVLVDRLRDSLQNINPSLDRKVIEEAVQKIIANASPNVILNNKQFHKFVTDGIEIQTQGTDGYNPTVSVYVFDFENPKNNNFMAVNQFTVIEGQSNKRPDIIVFVNGIPLVVIELKNATNEDIDITDAYNQLQTYKQAIPTLFRYNAFLIASDGINARVGSLTANEERFMKWRTVDGEALASPAEPQLEVMIKGMLESSRLLDVVQNFILFQTDGVNTFKILAAYHQYHAVNKAVEKAKIATAQDGDHKIGVVWHTQGSGKSLSMVFYAGKLIKSMNNPTLVVLTDRNDLDDQLYKTFSMSKDILRQTPSQAESRDSLRELLSVESGGIVFTTLQKFAPDEETGEMPCLTDRTNVIVMADEAHRSQYGFSATVTKDNTKYGFAKYVRDALPNASFIGFTGTPVEASDKNTPAVFGDYIDVYDMSQAIEDGATVKIFYESRVIPLELPEGLSIDDDYEDITEDQETSVKEKLKSKWSRLEAIAGAGSRVEKMAQDIVHHYEERQQAMFGKSMIVVMSRRIAIDLYKEIVKLRPDWHSDDDDKGVMKIVMTGSSSDPAEWQPFIGNKKRREFLARRMKDNDDPLKIVIVRDMWLTGFDVPAMNTMYIDKPMKGHNLMQAIARVNRVFKDKPGGLVVDYIGIADNLKEALKQYTDSDRKTAGVDTTLAADVMLEKHQLVLEMLHGHDYSGYKSEKSSFRIKAIVNTMDYVIGLGEDEKKRFLNTVTELAKAYALCATTPEAEELNDEIGFFKAVKASIVKTIGDGSKKKTGSQMDAQINQLISKSVISEDVVDIYKELGLENPDISILSDQFLEDVRALPQKNLAVELLNRLLNGKVKNVQRSNLIQSRKFSEMLQNALNKYNKRTIETSKVIEELIELAKEMDAAYKRGEQTGMAKEEVAFYDALASHETAEQVLGDDTLKIIAHELTRSIKENMSIDWNLRESARAKMRITVKRLLKKYGYPPDLQEDAIEIVIEQAERMSEQLVLEL; encoded by the coding sequence TTGTTTAAGTATAACGAATCAGAGTTAGAAATAGCAGCACTTGAATGGTTAGAAGAAATGGATTATGAAATTGTAGAAGGTCCAGATATTGCACCAGATGGTGATTACGCTGAACGTGAGAGCTTCCATGATATTGTGTTAGTTGACCGATTACGTGATTCGTTACAAAATATTAATCCATCCTTAGATCGAAAGGTCATTGAAGAAGCCGTGCAAAAAATTATTGCCAATGCTTCGCCGAACGTTATTCTTAATAACAAGCAATTTCATAAGTTTGTAACAGACGGCATTGAAATACAAACACAAGGTACAGATGGTTACAATCCCACTGTATCTGTGTATGTGTTCGACTTTGAAAATCCTAAAAACAATAATTTTATGGCTGTGAACCAGTTTACAGTCATTGAAGGACAATCCAATAAACGTCCAGATATTATCGTGTTCGTCAATGGGATTCCACTCGTTGTCATTGAACTAAAAAATGCAACGAATGAAGATATTGATATTACAGACGCCTATAATCAGTTACAAACGTATAAGCAAGCAATACCAACATTATTTCGTTATAATGCTTTTTTAATTGCGAGTGATGGTATTAATGCACGCGTTGGTTCATTAACAGCCAATGAAGAACGTTTTATGAAATGGCGTACGGTAGATGGTGAAGCATTGGCTAGCCCTGCTGAACCACAACTTGAAGTGATGATTAAAGGGATGCTTGAGTCTAGTCGTTTGCTAGATGTTGTGCAAAACTTTATTTTATTTCAAACTGATGGTGTCAATACATTCAAAATTTTAGCAGCATATCATCAATATCATGCTGTAAATAAGGCCGTTGAAAAAGCAAAAATTGCGACAGCACAAGATGGCGACCATAAAATTGGTGTCGTGTGGCATACGCAAGGATCTGGTAAAAGCTTGTCAATGGTATTCTATGCTGGGAAGCTCATTAAATCGATGAACAACCCAACACTTGTTGTATTAACTGATCGAAATGACTTAGATGATCAACTCTATAAAACATTCTCTATGTCGAAGGATATTTTACGTCAAACACCGAGCCAAGCTGAATCACGTGATAGTTTACGAGAGTTATTAAGCGTGGAATCGGGAGGAATTGTTTTTACCACGCTTCAAAAATTTGCACCAGATGAAGAGACAGGAGAAATGCCATGCTTAACGGATCGTACAAACGTTATTGTAATGGCTGATGAAGCACACCGTTCACAATATGGTTTTAGTGCAACTGTGACAAAAGACAATACGAAGTATGGCTTTGCCAAGTATGTACGCGATGCTTTACCAAATGCTTCATTTATCGGGTTCACTGGTACACCTGTTGAAGCTAGTGACAAAAATACACCTGCCGTATTTGGTGATTATATTGACGTTTATGATATGTCGCAAGCTATCGAAGACGGTGCAACGGTAAAAATTTTCTATGAATCACGTGTTATACCACTGGAATTACCAGAAGGGTTATCAATTGATGATGATTATGAAGATATCACCGAAGACCAAGAAACATCTGTTAAAGAAAAATTAAAGTCAAAGTGGTCACGTCTAGAAGCAATTGCAGGTGCAGGATCACGTGTTGAAAAGATGGCACAAGATATCGTACATCATTATGAAGAGCGTCAACAAGCGATGTTTGGCAAATCGATGATTGTCGTGATGTCACGCAGAATTGCCATAGATTTATATAAAGAGATTGTGAAACTGCGTCCAGACTGGCATTCAGATGATGACGATAAAGGGGTTATGAAGATTGTGATGACTGGCTCGTCTAGTGACCCAGCCGAATGGCAACCATTTATCGGCAATAAAAAGCGTCGTGAATTTTTAGCACGTCGTATGAAAGATAATGATGATCCATTAAAAATTGTCATTGTCCGTGATATGTGGCTTACTGGCTTTGATGTACCTGCAATGAATACGATGTATATTGATAAGCCAATGAAAGGGCATAACCTGATGCAAGCTATTGCACGCGTTAACCGTGTGTTTAAAGATAAGCCAGGTGGTCTTGTTGTTGACTATATTGGGATTGCTGACAATTTAAAAGAGGCCTTAAAGCAATATACAGACAGTGATCGCAAAACAGCAGGGGTTGATACAACTTTAGCGGCTGATGTAATGCTAGAGAAGCATCAGCTTGTATTGGAAATGCTACATGGACATGATTATTCAGGTTACAAATCTGAAAAATCATCATTTCGCATTAAAGCGATTGTTAATACAATGGATTATGTTATTGGTTTAGGTGAAGATGAAAAGAAACGCTTTTTAAATACAGTGACAGAGCTTGCGAAGGCATATGCACTATGTGCGACAACGCCAGAAGCAGAAGAATTGAATGATGAGATTGGTTTCTTTAAAGCAGTTAAAGCGAGCATTGTGAAAACGATCGGTGATGGAAGTAAAAAGAAAACTGGATCACAGATGGATGCCCAAATCAACCAACTTATTTCGAAATCGGTCATTTCTGAAGATGTTGTTGATATTTATAAGGAACTCGGCTTAGAAAATCCTGATATTTCAATTTTGTCTGATCAATTCTTAGAAGATGTTCGGGCATTACCTCAAAAGAATTTAGCAGTAGAATTATTAAATCGCTTATTAAATGGTAAAGTAAAAAATGTTCAACGTAGTAATCTTATTCAATCACGTAAATTTTCAGAGATGCTACAGAACGCACTAAATAAATATAATAAGCGTACCATTGAAACATCTAAAGTTATCGAAGAATTAATCGAACTTGCAAAAGAAATGGATGCAGCATATAAGCGTGGCGAACAAACTGGTATGGCTAAGGAAGAAGTTGCTTTCTATGATGCCCTTGCTTCGCATGAAACCGCTGAACAAGTTTTAGGTGATGATACATTAAAAATTATTGCGCATGAATTAACAAGGTCAATCAAAGAAAACATGAGTATTGACTGGAATTTACGTGAATCCGCTCGTGCGAAAATGCGTATAACTGTTAAACGACTGCTTAAGAAGTATGGTTATCCACCTGATCTTCAAGAAGATGCGATTGAAATTGTAATTGAACAGGCAGAGCGGATGTCAGAACAGTTAGTGTTAGAATTATAA
- a CDS encoding restriction endonuclease subunit S: protein MKSSWALLTINDVCSVTDCQHKTAPTVDIPTEYRMLRTTNIRNGQLRDVNDTNSVTKDTYDKWSVRGYLESGDVILTREAPMGEVALLRDNEKYQYFLGQRMLQLKAYKDVITPEFLYYSLQTRELQHQIMMNEGTGSVVSNIRIPLLKKMKLFVPNLQEQQRITKLLFDIDNKIIVNKEIIDNLERLAQTLFKHWFIDFEFPNEQGQSYKSSGGEMVESELGEIPKGWKAGCIGEICEQVKDKVNLDKMNEKFNYIGLEHMPQGSIALANWESSEKVSGNKGLFKKDDILFGKLRPYFKKVGIASINGVCSTDILIFNSKQSFEKSYLLLNLIQDRFIEYATNTATGTRMPRSGWKQISSYKIVIPDKIALSKFEEIVLPMLTKIQDITHENLYLEHLRDTLLPKLLSGEIKIPDEVVVD, encoded by the coding sequence ATGAAATCTAGTTGGGCGCTCTTAACTATTAATGATGTATGTTCTGTTACAGATTGTCAGCACAAAACAGCACCAACTGTAGATATTCCTACAGAGTATAGGATGTTAAGAACTACAAATATTCGTAATGGTCAATTAAGAGATGTTAATGATACAAATTCAGTAACAAAAGATACTTATGATAAATGGAGTGTTAGAGGATATTTAGAATCCGGAGATGTTATTTTAACAAGGGAAGCTCCTATGGGGGAAGTAGCTTTATTACGTGACAATGAAAAATATCAATATTTTTTAGGGCAAAGAATGCTGCAATTAAAAGCATATAAAGATGTTATTACACCAGAATTTTTATACTATTCATTACAGACCAGAGAATTACAACATCAAATTATGATGAATGAAGGAACAGGTTCAGTTGTCAGCAATATACGTATACCATTGTTGAAAAAAATGAAACTATTTGTTCCTAATTTGCAGGAACAACAAAGAATAACAAAATTATTATTTGATATCGATAATAAAATTATTGTAAATAAAGAAATCATTGATAACTTAGAGCGACTCGCCCAAACCCTTTTTAAACATTGGTTTATCGATTTTGAATTTCCAAATGAACAAGGACAATCCTATAAATCAAGTGGTGGCGAAATGGTAGAAAGTGAGTTAGGAGAGATACCTAAGGGGTGGAAAGCTGGATGTATTGGAGAAATATGCGAACAAGTTAAAGACAAAGTTAATTTAGATAAAATGAACGAAAAATTCAACTATATTGGTTTAGAACATATGCCCCAGGGAAGTATTGCATTGGCGAATTGGGAAAGCAGTGAAAAAGTTTCTGGGAACAAAGGCTTGTTTAAAAAAGATGATATTCTTTTTGGAAAGCTACGTCCGTATTTCAAAAAAGTAGGTATTGCATCTATAAATGGTGTTTGTTCTACAGATATTTTAATTTTCAATTCCAAGCAGTCATTTGAAAAATCATATCTTCTTTTGAATTTAATTCAAGATAGATTTATAGAATATGCTACCAATACAGCTACAGGGACTCGTATGCCTAGATCGGGATGGAAACAAATATCAAGTTATAAAATTGTTATACCTGATAAAATTGCGTTATCGAAATTTGAAGAAATAGTTTTACCTATGCTGACGAAAATTCAAGATATAACACATGAAAATCTTTATTTAGAACATCTTCGCGATACCCTTCTCCCTAAATTATTATCAGGGGAAATCAAAATACCAGACGAAGTGGTGGTGGATTAG
- a CDS encoding transposase → MTNKKYDEHFKKEIVKLHIEGKSVTDLSIEYKISSTSIYKWIKLYSKQQVIVTPKQFNEVYRENKKLRQEVEILKQAMSIMTAK, encoded by the coding sequence ATGACAAACAAAAAATATGATGAACACTTTAAAAAAGAAATTGTAAAGTTACACATTGAAGGAAAATCTGTTACGGATTTAAGCATTGAATATAAAATATCTTCTACTTCTATTTATAAATGGATTAAGTTGTATTCGAAACAGCAAGTGATAGTTACTCCAAAGCAGTTTAATGAGGTTTATAGGGAGAATAAGAAATTAAGACAAGAAGTAGAGATTCTTAAACAAGCTATGTCAATTATGACTGCCAAATAG
- a CDS encoding helix-turn-helix transcriptional regulator: MEIPKAFGEVLRKHRKKANFSQEQLALQCNLDRTYIGLLERAQRQPSISTIFVICKVLNIAPHELIKEMEELIDSQ, translated from the coding sequence ATGGAAATCCCAAAAGCTTTCGGTGAAGTGTTAAGAAAACATAGAAAAAAAGCTAATTTTTCGCAAGAACAATTAGCCCTTCAATGTAATCTAGATAGAACTTATATTGGGTTACTTGAACGTGCTCAAAGACAACCAAGCATATCTACCATATTTGTTATATGTAAGGTATTAAATATTGCTCCACATGAATTAATTAAAGAAATGGAAGAACTGATAGATTCTCAGTAA